Proteins from a genomic interval of Spea bombifrons isolate aSpeBom1 chromosome 4, aSpeBom1.2.pri, whole genome shotgun sequence:
- the CANX gene encoding calnexin, translated as MDMKWLICLTFLIFGVVIVHTHGDHDHHHDHDHHHHDHDDDDGLDIDDLDVEEPEELKPEVSTPPPAPKVTYKAPVPTGEVYLAESFDKGTLEGWVVSRAKKEDTDDEIAKYDGKWEVTEMKDSKLPGDKGLVLMSRAKHHAVASKLKKPFVFDKKPMILQYEVNFQNGIECGGAYVKLLSKISGHNLDQLYDKTPYTIMFGPDKCGEDYKLHFIFRHKNPKTGEYEEKHAKKPDADLKSYFSDKKTHLYTLVLNPDNSFEILVDQTVVNSGNLLTDMNPPVNPPNEIEDPEDEKPEDWDERPKIADPDAVKPDDWDEDAPAKIPDENAVKPEGWLDDEPEYIADPDAEKPEDWDEDMDGEWEAPQVANPKCESAPGCGVWERPTIDNPNYKGKWKAPMIDNPNYQGIWKPRKIPNPDFFEDLEPFKMTPFYALGLELWSMTSDIFFDNFIVCSDRAVADDWANDGWGLKKAADGASEPGVVGQMMAAAEERPWLWIVYILTVALPVFLIILFCCSGKKQTADASYKKTDAPQPDVKEEEKESKRVEEEEDENAEEEEGDKEGVEENQEEGEGDAGRGSQEEEEEEEEEEQETEPKEEEVPNRSPRVRKSRRD; from the exons ATGGATATGAAATGGCTTATCTGTTTGACCTTCCTGATCTTTGGAGTAGTAATAGTTCACACTCATGGTGACCATGATCACCACCATGACCACGATCACCACCACCACgaccatgatgatgatgatgggttGGATATAGATGACCTTGATGTCGAGGAACCAGAGGAGTTAAAGCCAGAAGTCAGCACCCCGCCTCCTGCTCCAAAG gttACCTATAAAGCCCCCGTCCCAACTGGAGAGGTCTACCTTGCAGAGTCCTTTGATAAAGGCACTTTGGAAgg TTGGGTCGTTTCCAGGGCCAAGAAAGAGGATACTGATGACGAGATCGCCAAGTATGATG GTAAATGGGAAGTGACTGAAATGAAAGACTCTAAGCTGCCCGGGGATAAAGGACTCGTGCTGATGTCACGCGCCAAACATCATGCAGTTGCCAGTAAACTGAAGAAGCCGTTCGTCTTCGATAAGAAACCTATGATTTTGCA GTATGAAGTCAATTTTCAGAATGGAATAGAGTGTGGAGGAGCTTATGTGAAACTCCTGTCTAAGATCTCTGGTCATAACCTG GATCAGCTCTATGACAAGACTCCCTACACAATTATGTTTGGACCTGACAAGTGCGGAGAAGATTACAAGTTGCACTTCATCTTCCGTCACAAGAACCCCAAAACGGGAGAGTACGAGGAGAAACACGCAAAGAAACCCGATGCAGATCTCAAATCTTACTTCTCAGACAAGAAAACTCATCTCTACACGCTAG TTCTGAATCCCGATAATAGCTTTGAAATACTGGTTGACCAAACTGTTGTAAACAGTGGCAACCTTCTTACTGACATGAACCCCCCGGTGAACCCTCCCAATGAAATTGAGGACCCAGAAGACGAGAAACCCGAAGACTGGGACGAGAGACCCAAAATTGCAGATCCCGATGCTGTCAAACCAGATGACTG GGATGAGGATGCACCCGCAAAGATCCCTGATGAAAACGCCGTGAAACCAGAAGGATGGCTGGATGATGAACCCGAGTACATTGCTGACCCAGATGCAGAGAAGCCAGAGGACTG GGATGAAGATATGGATGGTGAATGGGAAGCCCCTCAGGTGGCGAACCCCAAGTGTGAGTCTGCCCCTGGCTGTGGAGTCTGGGAACGCCCAACTATTGATAATCCTAACTACAAAGGCAAATGGAAGGCCCCAATGATTGACAATCCTAACTACCAG GGCATCTGGAAACCACGAAAGATTCCAAACCCAGATTTCTTTGAAGACCTGGAACCATTCAAGATGACTCCATTCTACGCCTTGGGGCTTGAGCTGTGGTCAATGACATCAGATATCTTCTTTGACAACTTCATTGTGTGCTCTGATAGAGCTGTCGCTGATGACTGGGCTAATGATGGATGGGGCTTGAAGAAGGCAGCGGATGGAGCTTCTGAG CCTGGTGTTGTGGGACAGATGATGGCTGCTGCTGAGGAGAGACCCTGGCTTTGGATTGTCTACATTCTGACTGTGGCTCTACCAGTCTTTCTCATCATCCTGTTCTGCTGCTCAGGAAAG AAACAGACAGCAGATGCATCCTATAAAAAGACCGACGCTCCCCAGCCTGAtgtgaaagaagaagaaaaggaaagcaAGCGTgtagaggaagaggaggatgagaatgcagaagaggaagaaggtGATAAGGAGGGAG TGGAAGAGAATCAGGAAGAAGGTGAAGGAGATGCTGGACGTGGCagccaagaagaagaagaagaagaagaggaggaggagcaaGAGACAGAACCCAAG GAGGAGGAAGTTCCAAACAGATCTCCCAGAGTCCGGAAATCGAGAAGAGATTAA